Genomic window (Argopecten irradians isolate NY chromosome 13, Ai_NY, whole genome shotgun sequence):
cctttaaatgacGCAAAGGGAAATAATTTTACGTTGATGTTTTAACACAAATAATTTACTTTGGTAACTCctataatagttttttttttatgaataactcagttatttcacattttatacAAACCTATCAAATGGCAAAAAATAGTATAACAAGTCACATATGGACAGCATTTCAatgcaaattttatttaaaaatgtcaaaatttattACTGTTCACCTTATGTCATCATTTCCGTATTCTTTACGTATGATTTGGTAATTGAAATAAAGCATGTGCATTGCAGCTAGCATGGAATGAGATACCTTCTAGAAAATGTAGAACATTGATTAGAAGTATGACTGAACGTTTGCAGGCAGTAATTATAATAAGAGCACGTGGAGGATATACAAAATACTAACAGAATTACAAGATTACAAGACTTGTATTATCATGGAAACTTAATACAACgattatattgaaattattttgtttgttttaatatgatttataaaatatgCATACGTAACAGAATTTTTTGAGGGCAGTGTATAATATTAACATTATGTCATCAATATTTCCTGTATAGGTCTCACTAGTTGTAGTAAGTTGTGTCCTGCCAATTCCTCCGGCGTTTACCGAGTGACCTTGACCCCGGGCCGGAATGACGatgtttactgtgacatggaCACAGACGGAGGGCCTTGGACTGTAAGTATTACAATTCTGTAATAGTTTCATAAAGTATGGCTGATTTCAACATAGGAAATTGACATTTAAATACATTTGATGAAGGTTACAACTATCAAACTATGAACATTTCCTAATGTTATTTATTCTACAAGTAATGAGTTTACCAATATGGAGTGGTGGACCAGTTTCCGAAATAGGGTTTTTATTTGTCTTTCAGTCgctttattttccatatattGCAACAATGTAGCGTCATTCTATACGTGAATCTAGATTCAATTGTCTTCCTCTGTTCCCGGAGTTGGATACAGTCACGTCCGTTTCTATCGACAGTTAttagtttggtttatatttatgtCTTTGTAaaaaccagggtcatgtaaggaaggcctTCAATGTATGCCGTGTATTGCGTGTGTGAAGttcgaggtgtgtgttttgggagaccggTATAGTCATGTTGTGTTTCTTTTTAGTTGAACTATTGCCTTTTTATATACTTCTATATAATAACAGCATGCCGCCGAGTACACCAAGAAACACATCCCAACCGCTGTTTtcctttaatttgtttatttacgaTAGGTCTACCTCTGACGTCTGATCCGGAAAAGACGTGGTGAGTTTTGTGCCTGCTGCAttgatattccgtctttgcattttagagagttagctcccttgcgggtaggtatcgattgttacgtcattattttgtaagcacAATTCACGtggttttctccgaaacgtatgacgttacgctcgtaaacacatgacgtcacaatcagtacctacccACAAGTGCGGATAACTCTGTtctatgcaaattcggaatatatCATCTGTGAATTGATCTTCCAGGTGATACAGAACAGACAGGACGGAACTGTAGACTTTTACCGGAACTGGACGGAATATCAGACAGGATTTGGTGACTTAGACGGAGAATTCTGGGCCGGTAAGTATTATAAATGTATAGAACACGATTACCATTATCTACAGTTGATACCTTATGTTTTTGTGCAAAAAGCCAAGTAAagataatgataattttatgtGCTTTAGATTCAAATAACAATGTTATTGTTATAAGGAATAACGTGCCGTGcgttatgttttaattattaatcttttattcatttttatagtTTGATTGATTATCGGAATTATTAAATCAAAACCTGACaacttgataaatattttgtaagGTCTGAATATGATTCACCTCCTAACCCAGAACGGTTCCATCCTTCGTATCAATTTGATGTCCTGGAAGAACGATTCAAGGTACGCCCAGTACCAGGACTTCCGTGTTGGGGATGTGTCATCGGAGTACCGACTGTCGATATCGGGATTTTCCGGGAATGTCTTCGGTatgttttctgtttgtttgataagagttttatttcatttaaaacatttagaaAGTATTATTATCaagtcattttataaaaaagaacATTATAAAAGTTCATTAATGGTATGTTGGTGTGTACTAGGGAAGCGGAAACCccaaaaattcaaattagaacgtaaatatcatacatatgatatatttgGCAATTTGGGGGGTACTAATGatatataggtatgtatatCTAGGAGTTAGATTAGGTAGAAAAACACTTATACAAAGACCCATTGTCGAATAAGGTGAGAAATTATATGTACCACAAAGAAGCATAATGTTGAGTTttgattaaatattttgttttcccaGTAACTACAACTACATTTTTTAATGTCGGATCGGTTAGGTTTGACCTTATTTAATACTTTGAAACTATTTCCTTCACATGCGTACATACATCTAGTAGTGATGGTTTCATTGTATTATTTTAGCTTCAGTTTGTCACCGAACTGGTATAACTCAAGATCTCAAGATTGTATTTGTTACTCTCAGACACATGAAACCGTGTTACATGAGgacataatgatatacatagacatatacatgacaagatggacaCAAAATGTGCAATGTATAAACATACAGAAAGTTATAATTGTATAGTgtttaatttaaagtaatatcatTTCCTTTcttagaaaaaaatacaaatttgttTATATCTTTGATACTGCAAACATCAATAGACACTGTAATTTTACCGAACTGGTATAATGAAGTGCAATACAATTTTGATTGTCAGTGTAATCAATCATGTATAACCGGCTTATGTTTTGACAGCTGATGAGATGGCGTATCGTAACGGTTACAAGTTCTCTACCTACGACAATGACAATGACTCGAAGATGTCTGGTAAGTGTGCTGTACGTCATCATGGCGCCTGGTGGTACGGATCCTGTAGTGACAGTAACCTAAACGGACGGTATGTACAGGATACTGGGGATGATCTTCAGTCGATGTATTGGTATACATTCTACTCTGATCGGAGTTACGTACCTATGATGAAGTCCAGAATGATGGTGAAACATCCGGGTCTTTAACTCGAACAAAAAACGAAGCCACAATTTATTATGTATCTTTTTTATTGGTATCATTTGGCTTTCAAACCTTTGATTTTCGATCGATGTATCATTAACTTTTTCGCTCATATTTTGTATGTGGTGAACTCATTATTTTTTACCATAATGTCAGTGTTAATTCGTCTTTAAATCAGTCTTATCattaaaaaagttttataaCGAAATCACAACCTAGTTATTATTTATCAGTTTAAACCAGAAGCGTCTCCCAAATCAATGTGACAAAATATGAACATCATTACCCCGAAATCGATCTATATTACActcttttatatacatatttttaaaaataagttcGAAAAAACGCGACTGCAAATCAATTATCCATACAATAAAATTCCGTTATTTCTTCAACTTAAATGCCattgtttgcattttttattATAACGAAAAGAACACTAGTTTATGAAAAAATGAGTCGCCATGTAATACAGCGAAGGGCAACATGAAAAAGTTTATGCAACTGCCGTTCGCCATTTTCTCGCTTCGAGTTCAACCAAATGCCGTCGAAGCGCCCCTCCCCAAGTCAAAGGTACGCATCACCTGTGCACCCCAATTATGTTTACATTCTCCACGGTGCACTAACTTCTGCTAAAGTACTCATTTATTCGACTCATTAATTAGTTTTTGATTTAAAACAATGTCGCGTGGGTATTGAGTGGACCCTGTCAATTTACGAGTTTTGGTCACGGAAAGGAATCGAAATTATGGGTATGGAGTGTATTTTTCGCCCTCGAGAAATTAACtttttccagggagacaattctcgATGTTCCTCTCCACATATagggccataattgtatattattgcgGTATACACGGATAGTATTCTCATCATAAACGGTTTCTACTCGTTTCTAATCCGTATTTACAATGATCATGACGAAACATAAACAATGAGGGGGCTTAAAGTACGTGATGCCTGagtaatttgtaattatatcGGTAAAGAATGGTTCTAAAAATAGCATACTCCCAGAGGAATAAACATGTCAT
Coding sequences:
- the LOC138305681 gene encoding fibrinogen-like protein A gives rise to the protein MSRHMTTSSPPLVRQFDSLARQLPCTDRWSVIVLRVLRLSSIIKPAYSTITYSSFKRVHNVSLSDYEGYVLAVEKKVHNTVIECSSKCQTDCLSYSYNKETKVCKTYTKAMCDGHNVNLSSATEYTKMTDEAASLTSCSKLCPANSSGVYRVTLTPGRNDDVYCDMDTDGGPWTVIQNRQDGTVDFYRNWTEYQTGFGDLDGEFWAGLNMIHLLTQNGSILRINLMSWKNDSRYAQYQDFRVGDVSSEYRLSISGFSGNVFADEMAYRNGYKFSTYDNDNDSKMSGKCAVRHHGAWWYGSCSDSNLNGRYVQDTGDDLQSMYWYTFYSDRSYVPMMKSRMMVKHPGL